The window TTCAATCTACGCCTCTGAGCGCACTTCAGCCGTGCTGCACGCCCGCCCGCCTGAGCAACTGCCTGCAGCGCTCGGACAGGTGCTCGACCCGCAACTGCTTGCCGGCCTTGGCATAACGCTCGCGCAGGCTTTTCAGGGCAGCGATCGCCGAGTAGTCGACGAAGCTCAGGTGGCGGCAGTCCAGTACCACTTTCTGCGGATCGTTGGCCGGGTCGAACAGGTTCTGGAAGGGGGTGGTCGAGGCGAAGAACAACGTGCCGTGCAGGCGGTACAGCTTGCTGCCGTCGGCTTGCTCGTGGGTATCGGCATACAGCTCGCGGGCGTGCTGCCAGGCGAAGTTCAGGGCGGCGATCAGGATGCCGCACAGTACCGCGGTCGCCAGGTCGGTAAACACGGTGATCACGGTGACGGCGATGATCACCAGCACGTCGTTCACCGGTACCTTGTTCAGTACCCGCAACGAAGCCCAGGCGAAGGTCTGCTGGGACACCACGAACATCACCCCCACCAGGGCGGCCAGCGGGATACGCTCGATCAGTGGCGACAGGAACAGCACGAACAGCAGGATCATCACCCCGGCCACCACGCCCGACAACCGACCCCGGCCACCGGAGCTGAGGTTGATCACGGTCTGGCCGATCATCGCGCAGCCGCCCATGCCGCCGAACAGGCCGGAAACGATGTTGGCCACGCCCAGCGCCGTGCATTCGCGGTCCGGATAGCTGCGGGTCTCGGTGATTTCGTCGGTGAGGTTGAGGGTCAGCAGGGTTTCCAGCAGGCCCACCAGGGCCATCAGCACCGCGTAGGGCGCGATGATGTGCAGGGTTTCCAGGTTCCACGGCACCTGTGGCAGTGTCGGCATGGGCAGGCCACCGGCGATGTGGGCCATGTCGCCTAGGGTGCGGGTCGGCAGGCCGCACAGGTAGACCAGCAGGCCGACGCCGAGGATCGCCACCAGGGCTGGCGGTACGGCGCGGCTCACGCGCGGCAGCAGGTAGACGATCGCCATGGTCAGTGCCACCAGCCCGAGCATCACGGCCAGTGGTTCACCACTGATCCAGTGTTCGCCCTCCTTGAACTGCTCCAGTTGTGCCAGTGCGATGATGATCGCCAGGCCGTTGACGAAACCGAGCATCACCGAGTGCGGCACCATCCGCACCAGCTTGCCCAGGCGCAACAGGCCGAACGCGACCATGACCAGGCCGCCGAGCAAGACCGTCGCCAGCAGGTATTGCACGCCGTGTTGCACCACCAGGGCGACGATCACCACGGCCATCGAGCCGGCGGCGCCGGAGATCATGCCCGGTCGGCCGCCGAACAGCGCGGTCAGGGTGCAGATGATGAAGGCACCGTACAGGCCCATCAGCGGGTTGAGGTGGGCGACCAGGGCAAAGGCAATGCACTCGGGCACGAGGGCAAAGGAGGTGGTGAGTCCGGCCAGGACATCGGCGCGTAGGCGGGCGGGTTTCATGGTGTACCTGAGATTGGGGCCAGCGGGGGCAAGCGAGGGCTATATGAAAGGCGGCGAATGTTACGGAAATGTAACTGGTCCTGCAAAAAAGCGAGTGATGGGTACTAGGTGAATCCTTCGCCAGCGTCTACCTTGGTAAAGGCCCGCGCAGACAGGCGTCTGCGTTTCCAGCAAATAAGAAAAAGAGAAATCGGCCCATGAAATTCGAACCCCTAGCGCGCTCGCTGTTGGCGACGGCGCTGATCCTGGCTGTTACCCCTGTCCATGCCGCCTCCCAGGCACCGGTCGCCGCAGAGAACGGCATGGTCGTCACGGCCCAACACCTGGCCACGCATGTCGGTGTCGACGTGCTCAAGGCCGGCGGCAACGCGGTGGATGCCGCGGTCGCGGTCGGCTATGCCCTGGCGGTGGTCTACCCGGCGGCCGGCAACCTGGGTGGCGGTGGCTTCATGACCGTGCAACTGGCCGACGGCCGCAAGACTTTCCTCGACTTCCGCGAAAAGGCGCCGCTGGCGGCCACGGCCAACATGTACCTGGACAAGGACGGCAATGTCATCCCCGACCTCAGTTCGAAAGGCCACCTGGCGGTCGGCGTGCCGGGCACGGTCTCGGGCATGGAGCTGGCACTGGAAAAGTACGGCACGAAAAAGCGCGCCGAAGTGATCGCCCCGGCCATCAAGCTGGCCGAGGACGGTTTCGTGCTGGAGCAGGGTGACATCGACCTGCTGCACACCGCCACCGATGAGTTCAAGAAGGACATCCATGATTCTGGCGCGATCTTCCTGAACAAGGGCGAACCGATGCAGGTCGGCGAGAAGCTGGTACAGAAGGACCTGGCCAAGACCCTGCGGGAAATTTCCGCGAAGGGCACCGACGGCTTCTACAAGGGCTGGGTGGCCAAGGCCATCGTCGATTCGAGCCAGGCCGGCAAGGGCATCATCACCCAGGCCGACCTCGACAAGTACAAGACCCGCGAGCTGGCCCCCATCGAGTGCGACTACCGCGGCTACCACATCGTCTCGGCGCCGCCACCCAGCTCCGGTGGCGTGGTGA of the Pseudomonas vanderleydeniana genome contains:
- a CDS encoding SulP family inorganic anion transporter gives rise to the protein MKPARLRADVLAGLTTSFALVPECIAFALVAHLNPLMGLYGAFIICTLTALFGGRPGMISGAAGSMAVVIVALVVQHGVQYLLATVLLGGLVMVAFGLLRLGKLVRMVPHSVMLGFVNGLAIIIALAQLEQFKEGEHWISGEPLAVMLGLVALTMAIVYLLPRVSRAVPPALVAILGVGLLVYLCGLPTRTLGDMAHIAGGLPMPTLPQVPWNLETLHIIAPYAVLMALVGLLETLLTLNLTDEITETRSYPDRECTALGVANIVSGLFGGMGGCAMIGQTVINLSSGGRGRLSGVVAGVMILLFVLFLSPLIERIPLAALVGVMFVVSQQTFAWASLRVLNKVPVNDVLVIIAVTVITVFTDLATAVLCGILIAALNFAWQHARELYADTHEQADGSKLYRLHGTLFFASTTPFQNLFDPANDPQKVVLDCRHLSFVDYSAIAALKSLRERYAKAGKQLRVEHLSERCRQLLRRAGVQHG